In the genome of Salinispirillum sp. LH 10-3-1, one region contains:
- the ubiB gene encoding ubiquinone biosynthesis regulatory protein kinase UbiB, whose protein sequence is MYWLRIWRIGWLILRFRLDTLIPWSSLPWYLRWLAVGAFFLPNPKTPGPVRLRLFFEALGPVFIKFGQILSTRRDLYPSEYADELARLQDNVPPFPGDEAVKVVESALGDRIGNLFKEFDTTPLASASIAQVHPATLIDGRAAVVKIIRPNIHKVIRKDLAWMNALARLLAGIPEASRLRPVEVVQDFEQTILDELDLVREAANTTQLRDNFVDSDLLYVPEVYWDYSHRNVLVMERIYGVSIDETETLKAAGTDMKKLAERGVEIFFTQVFRDSFFHADMHPGNVFVDITDPSAPRYIGIDCGIVGTMAEEDQHYLAMNLLAFFNRNYHQVARLHVESGWVPADTPIHQFEQAIRAVCEPIFARPLKEISFGLLLIRLFQVARRFDMEVQPQLVLLQKTLLNIEGLGRQLYPDLDLWQTAKPYMEKWLKDRIGLKRTFSALYEQLPFLLEQAPEWPYHIQQMVKQLGKAPPAAQVQIVQTNSRTLPGLIMTLSGVGLAVYADQVSHDLLLYSGLGIALVAGLITLKRSGRQ, encoded by the coding sequence ATGTATTGGTTACGCATTTGGCGCATTGGTTGGCTGATTCTACGTTTTCGTTTGGATACCTTGATCCCCTGGTCATCGCTCCCATGGTATCTACGTTGGTTGGCCGTGGGCGCGTTCTTTTTGCCCAATCCGAAAACCCCAGGCCCCGTGCGGTTGCGGCTGTTTTTCGAGGCCTTGGGGCCGGTGTTCATTAAATTCGGGCAGATTTTGTCGACCCGACGCGACCTCTACCCCAGCGAATACGCCGACGAGCTGGCTCGCCTGCAGGACAACGTACCACCGTTTCCGGGTGATGAAGCGGTGAAGGTAGTCGAATCTGCCCTGGGTGACCGCATCGGCAATCTGTTTAAAGAATTTGACACCACACCGCTGGCTTCGGCGTCCATCGCCCAAGTACATCCGGCGACATTGATCGATGGCCGCGCGGCGGTGGTGAAGATCATCCGCCCCAACATTCACAAGGTCATCCGCAAAGACCTAGCCTGGATGAACGCCTTGGCTCGGTTATTGGCGGGCATCCCCGAAGCCAGCCGTTTACGGCCGGTTGAAGTGGTGCAGGATTTCGAGCAGACCATATTGGACGAACTCGATCTGGTGCGCGAAGCCGCCAACACCACACAATTGCGCGATAACTTTGTCGACTCTGATTTGCTGTATGTACCCGAAGTGTATTGGGACTATAGCCACCGTAACGTGCTGGTCATGGAACGCATATACGGTGTGTCGATCGACGAGACCGAAACACTGAAAGCCGCTGGCACGGACATGAAGAAGCTCGCCGAGCGCGGCGTGGAAATTTTCTTCACGCAGGTGTTCCGCGACTCGTTCTTTCACGCCGATATGCACCCCGGTAATGTGTTCGTCGACATTACCGATCCGAGTGCGCCGCGCTACATCGGTATCGACTGTGGCATCGTGGGCACCATGGCGGAAGAAGATCAACACTACTTGGCGATGAACCTGTTGGCGTTTTTTAACCGCAATTATCATCAGGTTGCACGTTTACACGTCGAGTCAGGTTGGGTACCAGCCGACACGCCGATTCATCAATTTGAGCAGGCGATTCGCGCCGTTTGCGAGCCCATTTTTGCCCGCCCATTGAAGGAAATATCCTTCGGCCTGCTGCTGATTCGCTTGTTTCAGGTGGCTCGTCGTTTCGATATGGAAGTGCAACCACAACTGGTGCTGCTGCAAAAGACCTTGCTGAACATCGAAGGCTTGGGGCGCCAGCTTTACCCCGACTTAGACCTGTGGCAAACCGCGAAGCCCTATATGGAAAAGTGGCTGAAGGACCGCATTGGCCTGAAGCGTACCTTCAGTGCCCTGTATGAACAGCTGCCCTTTCTGCTGGAGCAAGCGCCTGAATGGCCCTACCATATCCAGCAAATGGTCAAGCAACTGGGCAAGGCACCGCCCGCGGCTCAGGTACAGATAGTGCAGACCAACAGCCGCACGCTGCCCGGTTTGATCATGACGTTAAGCGGTGTAGGCCTTGCGGTGTACGCCGACCAAGTCAGTCACGACCTGCTGTTGTACTCCGGTCTAGGGATTGCGCTGGTCGCCGGGCTCATTACACTGAAGCGCAGCGGCCGACAATAG
- the tatA gene encoding twin-arginine translocase TatA/TatE family subunit gives MLGGISPVQLIIVLVIVVLIFGTKKLTGMGKDIGGAVKGFKQAMNEDEKAEEKKKEEDKALEGSKADAQFSEAEKTSKDKEKQDS, from the coding sequence ATGTTAGGTGGTATTAGCCCGGTTCAACTGATTATCGTGCTGGTGATTGTCGTGCTGATTTTCGGTACCAAGAAACTCACCGGTATGGGTAAAGACATCGGCGGCGCGGTCAAAGGCTTCAAGCAAGCCATGAACGAAGACGAAAAAGCCGAAGAGAAGAAAAAAGAAGAAGACAAAGCGCTGGAAGGCAGCAAAGCCGACGCACAGTTTTCTGAAGCTGAAAAAACCAGCAAAGACAAAGAAAAGCAGGACTCCTAA
- a CDS encoding PAS-domain containing protein: MSLTAIILTVLVYAALLFAVAMVGDRRGRARGNKGIWVYGLALGVYCTSWTYYGAVGQASISGWDYIPIYLGPILVWSFAFPLVRKIHRLVKRHRLTTIADLLASRYGKRPGIALFVTLVCLIAVVPYIALQLKAIKGSLVLILDTTWVDNQSVVEQLSVWIAILMAGFAILFGTRVADVSRPHAGLMLAIAFESVVKIVALIAVSLLAMQWLNAGGERLVLAGEPFQSWQLSANFLTQTLLAACAILVLPRQFHVSFVESTERRQLYRGRWIFVLYLIITCLVIVPIATLGSQVFRGTDVLGDTYVLSLPLALGQNWLGLFAFLGGFSAAMAMIVVSTITLSTMVTNDVVLPWLLRRRHSRGALGRSTLVLLRRLTLIMVVLLASIYERMLGAEAALTSIGLLSFSLIAQLAPPLLLGLFWHGAHARGVYLGLALGVSVWFVWLMWPPLVAAGFGGQALINAPLLFSDPLTEGVVLSLALNTLGIWWGSRHARAGLTDRAQSHAFVDELASDGWSLIDDKVQIKDCLEALDNFGGVGTGERLLEEYNRQQRTALVHDMAPDQELLEAIEKALAGVIGAVSAKAVMQSILVGKRLDVAEVVNLFGESSRIMAFNQKMLQTTIENLDQGVSVVDRQLRLVAWNQRYLQMFHYPRGFLYAGRPIADVVRYNAERGECGPGSVDSHVERRIAFLEQGSSHRFVRERNNGTVLEMKGNPLPGGGFVTTFNDITEFVATQKALTEAKEHLEERVAQRTEELEKEIARRRAIEADLVLAKQEAEEANASKSRFLAFASHDIRQPLNAARLYLDALASRNNDDLIGKIDAGLSATETLLSTLLDIARLDAGQMNPHMQPVSLRGLVDDVMAEAEVAAQQQGVRLRWRGPDLWVNSDPIYLRRIVQNLVTNAIRHCAGAQVLVAWRRRGKRIRLQVLDTGPGIGGHHLPFIFNEFYRTDESRPGVGLGLAVVSRLSRMLDAELDVRSTDGHGTHFWLMLNPSTPADTPALVPVRDDIPSTDVLYVDNDITNLDAMQALFTQWQQSLRIEHRPARLVLHELPPVVLMDYDLGAARTGLDWLVHWRSEGWTGAGIIVTAHNHDTLKAAVQNAGFYWLSKPVAPAKLRALLRQVQQELAQK; encoded by the coding sequence ATGAGCCTGACTGCCATCATTCTAACGGTACTCGTTTACGCCGCCCTGCTGTTCGCCGTAGCCATGGTGGGAGATCGGCGTGGTCGCGCGCGCGGCAACAAAGGCATTTGGGTGTATGGCCTCGCGTTGGGTGTGTACTGTACCTCTTGGACCTACTACGGTGCAGTAGGGCAGGCCTCGATCTCCGGGTGGGATTACATCCCCATCTATCTTGGGCCAATTCTGGTGTGGTCCTTTGCTTTCCCACTGGTACGCAAAATTCATCGTCTGGTTAAACGCCATCGCTTAACCACCATTGCTGACTTATTGGCTAGTCGCTACGGTAAACGACCTGGTATCGCTCTTTTTGTGACCCTGGTGTGTTTGATTGCCGTGGTGCCTTACATCGCGCTGCAGCTCAAGGCCATTAAAGGCAGTTTGGTGCTGATCCTAGATACCACCTGGGTAGACAATCAAAGCGTGGTAGAGCAACTCAGCGTATGGATTGCCATTTTGATGGCCGGATTCGCCATTCTGTTCGGTACGCGGGTGGCCGATGTATCGCGCCCACATGCGGGTTTGATGCTGGCCATCGCTTTTGAAAGCGTGGTGAAGATTGTGGCTTTAATTGCCGTTTCATTGCTGGCAATGCAATGGCTGAACGCTGGCGGCGAGCGCCTCGTGCTGGCCGGTGAACCTTTTCAGTCGTGGCAACTCAGCGCCAACTTCTTAACCCAAACCCTGCTTGCCGCCTGTGCTATTTTGGTGCTGCCGCGACAGTTTCATGTGTCCTTTGTGGAAAGTACCGAACGCCGCCAACTGTACCGTGGGCGTTGGATATTTGTCCTGTACCTGATCATCACCTGCTTGGTCATCGTGCCCATTGCAACCTTAGGCTCGCAGGTGTTTCGTGGTACCGATGTATTGGGCGACACCTACGTGCTGAGTCTGCCGCTGGCTTTGGGGCAAAACTGGCTGGGTCTGTTTGCCTTTTTAGGTGGCTTCTCGGCCGCCATGGCGATGATTGTGGTTTCCACCATTACCCTCAGTACTATGGTCACCAACGACGTGGTGTTGCCGTGGCTCTTACGCCGTCGCCACAGTAGAGGTGCATTGGGGCGCAGTACCTTGGTCTTGTTGCGTCGGCTGACACTGATCATGGTGGTGTTGCTGGCCAGCATCTACGAACGCATGCTGGGTGCAGAGGCGGCACTGACCAGCATTGGGTTACTGAGTTTCTCGCTGATTGCCCAGCTTGCACCGCCCTTGCTATTGGGTTTGTTTTGGCACGGCGCGCATGCACGAGGGGTGTATCTGGGGTTGGCGCTGGGGGTCAGTGTCTGGTTTGTCTGGTTGATGTGGCCGCCGTTGGTGGCGGCTGGATTCGGTGGCCAGGCATTGATCAACGCTCCGTTGTTGTTTAGCGATCCGCTCACCGAAGGCGTTGTACTGTCGTTGGCGTTGAATACCTTGGGCATCTGGTGGGGTTCGCGCCATGCGCGTGCTGGATTGACAGACCGCGCGCAAAGTCACGCTTTTGTTGACGAATTGGCAAGCGATGGCTGGTCGTTGATCGACGACAAAGTGCAAATCAAAGACTGCCTCGAGGCGTTAGATAACTTTGGTGGCGTGGGTACAGGTGAGCGGTTGCTGGAAGAATATAACCGACAGCAACGTACGGCACTGGTACACGATATGGCACCGGACCAAGAGCTACTGGAAGCCATTGAAAAAGCACTGGCCGGGGTCATTGGTGCGGTGTCTGCAAAGGCCGTGATGCAATCTATTCTGGTAGGTAAACGGCTCGATGTCGCTGAGGTCGTCAACCTGTTTGGCGAGTCTTCGCGCATCATGGCGTTCAATCAAAAAATGCTGCAGACCACCATTGAAAACCTCGACCAAGGGGTCAGTGTGGTGGATCGCCAACTCAGGTTGGTGGCCTGGAACCAACGCTATTTGCAGATGTTTCATTACCCCCGTGGCTTCCTCTACGCGGGCCGCCCCATCGCCGATGTGGTGCGCTACAACGCCGAACGAGGCGAGTGTGGTCCCGGTTCGGTAGACAGCCACGTTGAGCGTCGTATTGCCTTCCTTGAACAGGGCTCCTCGCATCGCTTTGTGCGCGAGCGGAACAACGGCACCGTGCTTGAGATGAAAGGCAATCCATTGCCCGGTGGCGGTTTCGTAACCACCTTTAACGACATCACCGAATTTGTTGCCACACAAAAGGCCTTAACCGAAGCCAAGGAACACCTGGAAGAACGCGTTGCCCAGCGCACCGAAGAGCTAGAAAAAGAGATCGCGCGTCGTCGTGCTATTGAGGCCGACTTAGTGTTAGCGAAACAAGAGGCTGAGGAAGCCAACGCCAGTAAGTCACGCTTCCTCGCCTTCGCCAGCCACGACATTCGTCAGCCATTGAATGCCGCGCGCCTTTATTTAGACGCGTTGGCCAGCCGAAATAATGATGACTTAATTGGTAAAATCGACGCTGGGTTGTCGGCCACTGAAACCCTATTGTCTACCTTATTGGACATTGCCCGCTTAGACGCCGGGCAAATGAACCCACACATGCAGCCGGTGTCGTTGCGCGGCTTGGTCGACGATGTCATGGCTGAAGCCGAAGTGGCGGCGCAACAACAAGGGGTGCGCTTACGTTGGCGCGGGCCGGATCTCTGGGTGAATTCCGATCCCATTTACCTACGTCGCATTGTGCAAAATCTGGTGACCAATGCCATCCGCCACTGTGCGGGTGCTCAAGTGCTGGTGGCCTGGCGGCGGCGTGGCAAGCGTATTCGTTTACAAGTGCTCGATACCGGGCCCGGTATTGGTGGGCATCATCTGCCTTTTATTTTCAATGAGTTTTATCGCACCGACGAATCACGCCCAGGTGTTGGCCTAGGGCTGGCCGTGGTGTCGCGTTTGTCGCGTATGCTGGACGCTGAGCTGGATGTGCGCTCGACCGATGGTCACGGTACGCACTTCTGGTTGATGCTGAATCCCAGTACACCCGCCGACACACCGGCACTGGTGCCGGTACGCGACGACATTCCTTCCACCGATGTACTGTACGTCGACAACGACATCACCAACCTTGATGCCATGCAAGCGCTGTTCACACAGTGGCAGCAAAGCCTACGCATTGAGCATAGACCCGCTCGTTTAGTGCTGCATGAGCTGCCACCGGTGGTATTGATGGACTACGATTTAGGCGCCGCGCGTACCGGGCTCGATTGGTTAGTACATTGGCGCAGTGAAGGCTGGACGGGCGCCGGTATCATTGTCACCGCGCACAATCACGATACGCTGAAAGCAGCGGTGCAAAATGCCGGGTTTTATTGGTTGTCGAAACCAGTGGCGCCGGCCAAGTTGCGTGCCTTGTTGCGACAGGTTCAGCAAGAACTGGCACAGAAATGA
- a CDS encoding sodium:solute symporter family protein, with translation MSQFAINLLFVGGSFALYIGIAIWARASSTKEFYVAGGGVNPITNGMATAADWMSAASFISMAGLIAAGGYANSTFLMGWTGGYVLLAMLLAPYLRKFGKFTVPDFIGDRFYSSQARLVAVVCLIVASVTYVIGQMTGAGVAFSRFLEVSSTAGIWIAAVIVFLYAVFGGMKGITYTQVAQYVVLIIAYTIPAVFISLQLTGNAIPQLGLWSTHTESGMPLLSKLDEVVRELGFQDYTADVDNKLNMVLFTLSLMIGTAGLPHVIIRFFTVPKVADARWSAGWALVFIAILYTTAPAVASMARLNLFTTIYPDGPTEPALLYEDRPDWVKSWENTGLIRFNDLNNDGRIQHYNDVPSFAGTAAERGWAGNELTVNSDILVLANPEIANLPGWVIGLIAAGGIAAALSTAAGLLLAISSAISHDLIKKTLKPDISEKGEMLAARISMAGAILLATYLGLNPPGFAAQTVALAFGIAAASIFPALMMGIFSKKMNDKGAIAGMLAGLLSTLLYIFTYLGWFFIPGTNMLPNTEPNWIAGISPLSFGAVGAMINFAVAYGVASITKEPPVEIQELVESVRYPKGAGVAIDH, from the coding sequence ATGAGTCAGTTTGCCATTAACCTGCTCTTCGTGGGTGGCTCCTTTGCGCTGTACATCGGTATAGCTATTTGGGCTCGCGCCAGTTCTACGAAAGAGTTTTACGTCGCCGGTGGCGGTGTAAACCCCATCACCAACGGTATGGCGACGGCTGCCGACTGGATGTCAGCCGCGTCGTTCATCTCCATGGCGGGCTTGATCGCCGCAGGCGGTTACGCCAACTCGACCTTCCTTATGGGTTGGACCGGCGGCTACGTGTTGCTGGCTATGCTGCTGGCGCCTTACCTGCGTAAGTTCGGTAAGTTCACGGTGCCAGATTTCATTGGTGATCGCTTCTACAGCAGCCAAGCCCGCTTGGTAGCGGTGGTCTGCTTGATCGTTGCCTCGGTGACCTACGTAATCGGTCAGATGACCGGTGCCGGTGTGGCCTTCTCTCGGTTCCTTGAAGTGAGCAGTACCGCTGGTATCTGGATCGCGGCCGTTATCGTATTCCTGTACGCCGTATTCGGTGGCATGAAAGGCATCACCTACACTCAGGTCGCACAGTACGTGGTACTGATCATTGCCTACACCATACCTGCCGTGTTCATTTCATTGCAATTAACGGGCAATGCTATTCCGCAGTTGGGTCTGTGGAGCACGCACACCGAATCAGGCATGCCTTTACTATCCAAGCTTGATGAAGTGGTTCGTGAACTCGGTTTCCAAGACTACACCGCTGATGTCGACAACAAGCTGAACATGGTCTTGTTCACGCTGTCGCTGATGATCGGTACGGCCGGTCTGCCGCACGTGATCATTCGCTTCTTCACCGTACCTAAGGTGGCAGATGCGCGTTGGTCTGCGGGCTGGGCATTGGTCTTCATCGCGATTCTGTACACCACAGCACCTGCGGTAGCGTCTATGGCGCGCTTGAACCTGTTCACGACCATCTATCCTGATGGACCAACAGAGCCCGCGTTGTTGTATGAAGATCGTCCTGACTGGGTTAAGAGCTGGGAAAATACGGGTCTGATCCGCTTTAATGACCTCAACAACGACGGCCGTATCCAGCACTACAACGATGTACCATCGTTTGCTGGCACAGCCGCTGAACGTGGTTGGGCAGGCAACGAGCTGACCGTAAACAGTGACATCCTGGTATTGGCGAACCCTGAAATTGCCAATCTGCCAGGCTGGGTCATTGGTCTGATCGCGGCGGGTGGTATTGCTGCGGCGCTGTCGACGGCGGCCGGTCTGTTGTTGGCGATTTCATCTGCCATCAGTCACGACTTGATCAAGAAGACACTCAAGCCTGACATCAGTGAGAAGGGTGAAATGCTCGCGGCACGGATCTCCATGGCCGGGGCCATCTTGCTGGCCACCTATTTAGGCTTGAATCCACCCGGGTTCGCGGCACAAACGGTGGCGCTCGCCTTCGGTATTGCGGCCGCGTCGATCTTCCCCGCGTTGATGATGGGTATCTTCTCGAAGAAGATGAACGACAAGGGCGCCATCGCCGGTATGTTGGCAGGCTTGCTGTCTACCTTGTTGTACATCTTCACCTACCTCGGCTGGTTCTTCATCCCTGGCACCAACATGCTGCCGAACACTGAACCAAACTGGATTGCCGGTATTTCACCGCTGTCGTTTGGTGCGGTCGGTGCTATGATCAACTTTGCTGTGGCGTATGGCGTAGCCTCCATTACGAAAGAGCCACCAGTAGAGATTCAAGAGTTGGTGGAAAGCGTGCGTTATCCTAAGGGAGCGGGCGTGGCAATTGACCACTAA
- a CDS encoding DUF4212 domain-containing protein: protein MIVDERSPAAQYWSANLKLITGCLIVWALCSYGFAILLRPMLSGIAIGGTDLGFWFAQQGSILTFIVLIFFYSWKMNQYDKKFGLEE, encoded by the coding sequence ATGATTGTTGATGAACGTTCCCCCGCTGCCCAATACTGGTCAGCGAACCTCAAACTGATCACGGGTTGCCTGATCGTCTGGGCGCTCTGCTCGTATGGCTTTGCCATCTTGCTGCGTCCGATGCTGTCGGGTATCGCTATTGGTGGTACTGACCTCGGCTTCTGGTTTGCCCAGCAAGGCTCCATCCTTACTTTTATCGTCCTGATCTTTTTCTATTCGTGGAAGATGAACCAGTACGATAAAAAATTCGGCCTGGAGGAATAA
- the tatB gene encoding Sec-independent protein translocase protein TatB: MFDIGFLELAIIAGIALIVLGPERLPGAARTVGRYIGQARRMVGNFQRQIEQEVRLDELNKKIMEDTKGQTFTNNDGTTTDTSMPAVQREPAGNDPGLHEVSPENVKMPVPESKKDVPAKEAKPRAQDD; this comes from the coding sequence ATGTTTGATATTGGTTTTCTTGAGCTGGCCATCATTGCCGGTATTGCCCTGATCGTCCTTGGCCCAGAGCGTCTACCCGGCGCAGCGCGCACTGTGGGGCGCTACATCGGCCAGGCACGGCGCATGGTGGGCAATTTTCAGCGCCAGATCGAGCAAGAAGTGCGACTGGATGAGCTGAACAAGAAAATTATGGAAGACACCAAGGGCCAAACGTTCACCAACAACGACGGCACCACCACAGATACCTCTATGCCAGCCGTGCAACGTGAGCCTGCGGGCAATGACCCCGGTCTGCATGAGGTTTCGCCCGAAAACGTGAAGATGCCGGTGCCTGAATCAAAAAAGGACGTGCCCGCCAAAGAAGCTAAGCCGAGAGCCCAGGATGACTGA
- the tatC gene encoding twin-arginine translocase subunit TatC gives MTDHDDAVPLIEHLKELRGRLIRAVLLILVVFGGLYAFSNELYTFLSAPLRILLEDRAGMIIATGVASPFLVPLKLAFVAAVMVTMPFTLYQIWAFVAPALYLHERRLMIPLFVSSVILFYLGVAFTYYVVMPLVFAFFTSVGPVDVNITPDITAILDFSLKMFFAFGLAFEIPIATVLLVISGITTVEKLSKKRPYIFLGCFVVGMLITPPDILSQTILAVPMWMLFEVGLFMARFVKPNVKAEGESTTEETESESKA, from the coding sequence ATGACTGACCACGACGACGCCGTACCCTTAATTGAGCACCTGAAAGAATTGCGCGGACGATTGATTCGTGCGGTGTTGCTCATCTTGGTGGTCTTCGGTGGCTTGTACGCGTTCTCTAACGAACTCTACACTTTCTTATCGGCGCCCTTACGTATCTTGCTGGAAGACCGCGCTGGTATGATCATCGCCACGGGCGTGGCGTCACCCTTTTTGGTGCCGCTTAAACTGGCTTTTGTGGCGGCCGTGATGGTCACCATGCCATTCACGCTGTATCAAATCTGGGCCTTTGTCGCGCCCGCGCTGTACTTGCACGAACGCCGCTTGATGATCCCGCTGTTCGTGTCCAGCGTCATCCTGTTCTATCTCGGTGTTGCCTTCACTTACTACGTCGTCATGCCGTTGGTGTTTGCCTTCTTTACCAGTGTTGGCCCGGTAGACGTCAACATCACGCCAGACATCACCGCCATCCTAGACTTCAGTCTGAAGATGTTCTTCGCCTTCGGCTTAGCCTTCGAAATACCCATTGCCACTGTATTGTTGGTGATCAGCGGCATCACCACCGTCGAGAAACTGAGCAAAAAACGGCCCTACATCTTCCTTGGCTGCTTCGTCGTCGGCATGCTGATTACCCCACCGGACATCCTCTCGCAAACCATTCTGGCCGTCCCCATGTGGATGCTGTTTGAAGTTGGTCTGTTTATGGCACGGTTTGTTAAGCCGAATGTTAAAGCAGAAGGCGAAAGCACGACGGAAGAAACAGAGTCTGAATCAAAAGCCTGA
- the ubiE gene encoding bifunctional demethylmenaquinone methyltransferase/2-methoxy-6-polyprenyl-1,4-benzoquinol methylase UbiE: MADHDTTHFGFQTVNKDEKVKKVAEVFHSVAARYDVMNDLMSFGIHRVWKMFTIELSGVRTGSKVLDIAGGTGDLAGKFAQRVGPEGEVVLADINESMLRVGRDKLTDRGLGHRVKYVQANAECLPFPDNYFDAITIAFGLRNVTDKDAALASMHRILKPGGKLLVLEFSKPQSTLLSKAYDLYSFRALPLMGKLVANDADSYQYLAESIRMHPDQDTLKGMMLNAGFTTVKYHNMTGGIVALHVGNKA; encoded by the coding sequence ATGGCCGACCACGACACTACCCACTTTGGCTTTCAAACGGTCAATAAAGACGAGAAAGTGAAAAAAGTAGCGGAGGTGTTTCACTCCGTGGCGGCGCGTTATGACGTCATGAACGATCTCATGTCGTTCGGCATCCACCGGGTATGGAAGATGTTCACCATCGAACTCAGTGGCGTGCGCACCGGTTCAAAAGTACTCGACATCGCAGGCGGCACGGGTGATCTCGCCGGAAAGTTCGCCCAGCGTGTGGGGCCTGAAGGTGAAGTGGTGCTGGCCGACATTAACGAATCCATGTTGCGTGTGGGCCGTGACAAGCTGACCGACCGAGGCCTGGGGCATCGGGTGAAATACGTGCAGGCCAACGCTGAATGCCTGCCATTTCCTGACAACTATTTCGACGCCATCACCATCGCCTTTGGTCTGCGCAACGTCACCGACAAAGACGCCGCGCTGGCCTCGATGCATCGCATCCTGAAGCCGGGTGGCAAACTGCTGGTGTTAGAGTTTTCGAAACCTCAATCGACTTTGCTGTCCAAAGCCTATGATCTCTATTCCTTTCGTGCCTTGCCATTGATGGGTAAGCTCGTTGCTAATGATGCCGACAGCTATCAGTATCTGGCAGAGTCGATTCGCATGCACCCGGATCAAGATACTTTAAAGGGCATGATGCTGAACGCCGGGTTCACCACCGTGAAATACCACAATATGACCGGTGGCATCGTTGCTCTGCACGTAGGCAATAAAGCATGA
- a CDS encoding SCP2 sterol-binding domain-containing protein, with translation MTPAVSALLPVVNSTLHKALDYAPAARARIRSIGPACWRLHIVDLGIDLDLLTDDDRLRVDQPDDAVPDADIRGRSKDFVTLLRAEDKTAALASLPIRVEGNTSSFMQLQSLLSHLDIDTDAWLEDLFGDLAAHQLGSLGRAIGAQARASAASLQHATERYLIREKALLVTRAEADAFGQELHQLRLGLDRLAARVRQLKQGE, from the coding sequence ATGACGCCAGCGGTGTCAGCCCTGCTACCCGTGGTCAACAGCACGCTACACAAAGCGCTCGACTACGCGCCCGCCGCGCGTGCCCGTATCCGCAGTATTGGCCCGGCCTGCTGGCGGCTGCACATCGTTGACTTAGGTATCGACCTCGACTTGCTCACCGACGATGATCGTTTACGTGTCGACCAACCGGATGATGCTGTGCCAGACGCCGACATACGTGGTCGCAGCAAAGACTTCGTGACCCTGCTGCGCGCTGAAGACAAAACCGCTGCCCTCGCTAGCCTTCCGATCCGTGTGGAAGGCAACACCAGCAGCTTTATGCAACTGCAAAGCCTGCTGAGCCATCTTGATATCGACACCGATGCTTGGTTGGAAGATTTGTTCGGTGACTTGGCAGCCCATCAGTTAGGCAGTCTTGGGCGCGCCATCGGCGCTCAGGCTCGTGCCAGCGCGGCTAGCTTGCAACACGCCACTGAACGCTATCTGATTCGCGAAAAAGCCCTGCTCGTTACCCGCGCTGAAGCCGATGCATTCGGCCAAGAACTGCACCAACTGCGCCTCGGTCTCGACCGACTTGCCGCACGTGTGCGCCAGCTGAAACAAGGAGAATAG
- a CDS encoding phosphoribosyl-ATP diphosphatase, protein MNTPQNTFLALERILQERKSADPDSSYVAQLYAKGLNKILEKVGEEATEVILAAKDMQPDNTQELVAETADLWFHTLVMLAQRDVPVQAVFDELERRFGLSGLEEKAQRSAQ, encoded by the coding sequence ATGAACACACCACAAAACACCTTTCTCGCCTTAGAACGCATACTGCAAGAACGCAAAAGCGCCGACCCCGACAGTTCCTACGTCGCACAGCTGTATGCCAAGGGCTTAAATAAGATTTTGGAAAAGGTCGGTGAGGAAGCCACCGAGGTCATTTTAGCGGCCAAAGACATGCAGCCCGACAACACACAGGAACTGGTCGCAGAAACCGCCGATTTGTGGTTCCATACACTGGTTATGCTGGCGCAACGGGATGTACCCGTGCAAGCCGTTTTTGACGAACTGGAACGACGCTTTGGTCTGTCCGGTCTGGAAGAAAAAGCGCAACGTTCGGCTCAATAA